AACCAATTGCACTTAGTGTCGGATCTCAATTCAACTGCAGTAACACTAATTAAGAGTTTGAATGTGAATTAATATATGAGAAAAGAGAAATTGTGGGagctttaaaatttttaatccGTAAATGATGGAACTAGAAGGCAAAATGAGTAAGGATATAAAGCACAACtgaactaaaaaagaaaaaagaactgaGAATCACATTCATTTCCCCTTTTATTACAGTGCTTCCTAGTTTCAACAGCTGGATatggaaaatttaaaactaaaaaccaTTTCCCTGTTATGGAATATTCCAGAAGTTTCTTTGTACGAAAAGACAACAAAAGCCAAAAGGCAAAAGACAAAGAGGGTACTACCTTGGTATTATTGGTGACCAGAAATCCTGAATGATTTGATTAATTGATTCTTAGTAccattgagtttttttttacgGATGAGTACATATTCTTTGAGTGGTGTTTACTAACACACCTTATTTTACACACTCAGTTTGAGTGTGTGTGAATATATATAGCACACTCAAGGTGTTTACTTACACACCCTAATATAAACACTTGGTTTGAGAGTGtgtggatatatatataacacactCGGTTTGAGTGTGTGTGAATATGAATTACAGGGTATGTGAACTAGTTTTTATTTGTGTTCTTTTACTATTTGACTTCCTCAACAAATTAAGCAGTCAttcataaatgaaatatattataactatatatatataattaaaaaaaattgaacaggGGCCGGGCCCCCACCTGGGTCCGTCCCTGGTTCTTTTACTATTTGACTTCCTCAACAAATTAAGCAGTCATTCATCACCAATGGCAATGCCACACCTCAACTTCTTCAACCAAAGATGCTCTATAGTCCATTCATGAAACTGctttgttactttttattttttctgttatTAACTGCTTTGTCACTTTAGAAGGTGGAAGAAATGCTGGCTTACTCACAAACAAAGGTCTCTGTCATTTTGGGTCCTACCcaagataataaaaagaaataggagaagaaaaaaaagtcattatGGAATTAGTTTCAACCATTATAAAAGTAATTATAGATAATCTCTCTGTTGTATACTTGGATTAATTGATGATGGTAGATATTCTAATGAGTTTAGATGGCTTTAATCTAGAAATCATAATccaatttttataatacatCAAAATATATTAGTGGTGAATCAGTTCCCCATGCAATATGGATCATATATAGGCACCCTAGTTGAAGTCACAAACGGATAACATTGTCAACTAAGCTAAGCATTTCTATCATCAGACCATTTGGAAATAATAGTAAGACAAAGAATTTGTTCCTCTATAGAATGAGGGAGTTATTCTTCATCATCCTTAGCTTCAATGTGATGATTATAATACGAAATGTCTGGTCCAGGCATTAGTTCCTTGCTCGTTAAATCATTCCAAGCCgcaattttgatgattttgttattcaaattattttctcttGGTCAACAGTCATTCAATTAAAAGTACACATCTTAAAAGTTCACTCTCATCAGCATTCAAATCCTATAAGAGTACCTAAGTAATTGTGCAAATCTCAAACCAACTTTTTAGATGCCTACATTCTCTTAAAAATAATCCTCAGATTTTCTAGTAAGTGATGATTCTCATTCTTATAGGATAATCTTCCCTAATCCCCTGACCATTTAAATAACATATATATGCCCCTCATTTCCATAGATTAATCCCCCTGCACAATTCCCCATTTTAGAAAGGTTCCCTAATCTAGTTAACTAACTAGACATCAAAGTATACACAAACTAAAATGTTCCTCTGCATGCTTTCTTCCACACCTCCaattaagaatatttttttttataaactttaagAGCATCGGCATGAAAAGAGAGTCTTAACCATTTGTTCTATTCATGGTGCATATATATTTTACTCGTTTAAAGTTAGTAGCTTAGGAAAGAAACCATCTAATAAAGTTGAAATTCGTATATATTCTTAAGTGGGACATGACCTAAATATTATTCTTCTTGTCCGtcctttctcttcttgaaaTGGTGATTCTCATGCACTCTACCACCATCAGCGTATAATTCCCTACAATTGCTTCAGCCTCAAGCCATTCCATAACCCTAGTTGGTCATTTAACTAAACCCCTTTTCACCATACTTGAACATAAACCACAACACATGGCCTATATAAATATGACCTCCAAGGTTCTTTagcataaaccaaaaaaaaaaaaaaaagccatgaaatataatgaaatttccCACTTCAGCCACCTCCAACACACACTCAAATTTGAGTACACAGAATTTCCATTCAAGTGTGATGGTTGCAAAGAAGTAGGCATTGGCTCACGCTATAGATGTGCCACATGTGACTTTGACCTCCACATGCATTGTGCACTCCCTTCCTCTTCAATCACCCATCCTTTCTACACAAAATGTTCCTTCCAGTTCCTCTCACGCCCGCCTGGTGATATGCCGCGCTTTTGCAATGCTTGCGAAAAGGATGTCACGGGGTTCGTGTACCATTGCAAGTCATGCGGGTTTGATCTCCACCCATGTTGTGCTAAGCTCCCTATGATGCTTGATGATGGGGATGTCAAGCTGTATTTGTACAAGAAAGTGAGTGCAGCTTGCCACAAGTGtggaagaaaaggaagaagctGGAGTTATAGGTCTACATGCAAGAAATACAATTTGCATGTGGCTTGTGTGAGGGAGATGCTTATGGAAAGTTGGCATGATATATATGTTGGAAGAGGAAAAGGTAGGAGATTGGAAACAAGAATTCCTAGCCTTAAAAATACACTTCACACCCACCACAAAAAGAGCAAGGGTAAAGTGCAAAAGTGTTGTGAGATAGCTGGATTGGCTGTGCAATTTGTCATATCAGCTATGCTAGGAGATCCCACCACTCTGATTGCTGGAGTTATAGGGTCCTTGATGTCACGAGCTTGATGATTGATGTGTGGTTGAATCGATATATGGGATTTTGCGGTTTCAGTGATTTTCAGTGCTTGTGTTTGTAGGGGATGTTGGATGCTGATCAATCTGGGTAGTGGGTTAAGGTCCATGAGGACCATGACCATGACCATGAGTCTATAAGGTAAATAAGTGGCAATGATATCCAATGTTCTCAAaacgactttttttttttttttttcacttgcaATTCTCTGTTTTGACTGATGATTTTCAGACTTTAGCTTCGTAATATGTAAGTGGTCATCAAATTGGAGAAAAACCCGACTGAGAAGATCCTACTTTGTGGCACAACTATATTCTACTGGaagaaaaattgagtttcaatctCCCCTTTCTCACTTaatataaggggaaaaaaaaacagggCCTAATCCTAGAGTCACTTATTCATTTTTAGTCTAATAAATATCTTAATagtttaatttagatatttaatAAGTTTAGGGACACACCTAATTTCATACCTAACTAATATGTCAAGTTGAAATTGGTGCATAATAAGATAAGTGTGAAGAGTAAATCTATGTGAAAGTGAAGTTACTCACATCAAAAGTTAACACCTTCATAGGATGCGGAATTGAGTATATTCAGAATCAATGTTAGTTATATTTGAGAATCACATAAGATTGCTTTCCctcctaaaatttaagttttgtcaAAGTGGAAAAGGTATTGCTTGActctaaaaaagaaacaaagcatCATATATTTTGAGTGTGTACAACAAGCCTCTTTCAGCATGTGAACCCCACATGCCAGTAAGAAATGTTGTGAGAGACTCGCCGCGTATATCCAAAACACATATGATACCGtcttgtaaaataaaattaccgCTCACCATGGTTAGGTAACTGGTAGTGAAGTTTTGGAAGAGGAATAATTACACATTAGCCTATTTTCGTACTATTATAGTTTTCTTGTACTATGTCTTTTACAAAGTAAAATTCCCATTATAAGGGCTTTACAGAGGGAGTGTGCGTAATGCAAAAGATTATCAATTTTGATGTGAGAATATTGTTTTCCTTCATTACAACCTCTTCCAACATTTAATTGATTGAGATGGAAACATAAAGTGATTTGTTCTAAACAAGAGGCTGGCTTTAAAAGAGTAAgacatacaattttttttttcttttgcgtAGGACCAAAAAATTTGGAACAAGCTAGCGTATACTCAACGAAGAAATAATTCTGGGGTATGCAATTGGCAACCTTAATTTTCAATGGGATacgtaattttcaattttcagatAGAATTAGATGCTGAAGTAGTGGTCGTTCATGTTTAGCAATCAACACTTggttaataatattgttaagaaggaagaagaaaggcCTGTACAGACGGCACCATGTTACTTTAAAGACCTCACGCCATCCTCAAGTGCTGCTTATTCCAGTTTGTTAATAACATGGTTATTAAATCCACCCAAAACAATCAAGCTCTAGCTTAATCATGGTACAAGCCCATCTCGCTTCATGGGGATAATATGGaatttgtgttttgaaaacCCATTAAGGAGTTTAAGGAAGTGCCATACCAATAGGGTGAGCTTGAcgtattttattttgaaaaactattagGTAGTCTCAAAATATAACAACGTGGTAGTCATTATTGGTTCGTGATTTAGAAGGCAGGATTGTGGTTTGTGATTTAGAAGGCAAAATTGTGGTTTAGACACTCatctcacataaatggtggaTTTTCATGTGAATTTAATGAATGAAACTATGTCAGAGGAATTGATATCcatgtgaatttaattaatgaaactATGTGAGAGGAATTGATAACCATGCAATGTTTGGGTTAAATTGAAGGCTAAATTTTGGacatgtttttataatttttcttagacaaaattacatttattatataaagTTGAAAATTTCTAACTgtgtatcaaatttttttttctttctctaacttTGAACCTTACAAATCTTGGGCTTGTTTATTAAAATGAACTTCATGAGACCATGTGCacataaaaataacataaaaatagatTGGGCCAAATGGATTGTTATTTTAGAATGGCAAATGATGTAGCTCATATTTTGGCCAAATGGTCTTTAAAGAATAATGTATACGACTCTCTTGATTTGGCATGTGGCCCTCACCAAGAAATGTTCCTCACATGATTTGGAATAGGTGATAATTGTAGAAAATATATGTGAAATAGATTAGATCAAGTTCAAGTCTACACTAGGTCCACTTTCTTAAGATATTAATATTATTGTAGGTGGAGAATGACTTGTAGATGCATGAAGAGCTCTCTCCTAAACAATGTGGGACACAAAGTAAAAGATAAAGTGTTTGGAACATATACCTACATCCATAGTATTAAAAATTGAACCGAATTGAGAATTAGACACCAATCTAGTCCAGCAAAAACCCTAGCCAAAATTGGGAGGAGCAAAAACGGTTCTTTGACTGTATCGGTTTTTAAAAACCATGCCCACACTAAGACGACAATAATTTAAa
This portion of the Castanea sativa cultivar Marrone di Chiusa Pesio chromosome 7, ASM4071231v1 genome encodes:
- the LOC142642854 gene encoding uncharacterized protein LOC142642854; its protein translation is MKYNEISHFSHLQHTLKFEYTEFPFKCDGCKEVGIGSRYRCATCDFDLHMHCALPSSSITHPFYTKCSFQFLSRPPGDMPRFCNACEKDVTGFVYHCKSCGFDLHPCCAKLPMMLDDGDVKLYLYKKVSAACHKCGRKGRSWSYRSTCKKYNLHVACVREMLMESWHDIYVGRGKGRRLETRIPSLKNTLHTHHKKSKGKVQKCCEIAGLAVQFVISAMLGDPTTLIAGVIGSLMSRA